The Sulfurimonas hydrogeniphila genome includes a window with the following:
- a CDS encoding PAS domain-containing protein, protein MTKPTPIDEEIQLDPKRYIVSETDEKGKITYANDYFQEVSGYTEEELLGQPHSIVRHPDMPKVVFKLLWETIKQGKNINAVVKNLAKDGRYYWIFTEFEIRKDTDTGKIIGYHASRKTISRHVIEIIADLYARLLEIEKKEGLAASEKYLISFLKEKGETIEFADIMEEIHKFY, encoded by the coding sequence ATGACAAAACCGACACCAATAGATGAAGAGATTCAGCTGGATCCGAAACGATACATCGTCAGTGAAACAGACGAAAAAGGAAAGATCACTTATGCCAATGATTATTTTCAGGAAGTTTCAGGGTATACGGAAGAAGAACTGTTGGGACAGCCTCACAGTATTGTGCGCCATCCGGATATGCCAAAAGTAGTATTTAAACTGTTATGGGAGACGATAAAACAGGGAAAAAACATTAATGCTGTTGTGAAAAATCTGGCAAAAGACGGGCGCTACTATTGGATATTTACCGAGTTTGAAATCAGAAAAGACACAGACACCGGGAAAATCATAGGGTATCATGCTTCAAGAAAGACCATATCAAGGCATGTTATTGAAATCATAGCGGACCTGTATGCCAGACTTTTGGAAATAGAGAAAAAAGAGGGTCTTGCAGCAAGCGAAAAATATCTTATCTCGTTTTTAAAAGAAAAAGGCGAAACAATAGAATTTGCAGATATTATGGAAGAGATTCACAAGTTTTACTGA
- a CDS encoding undecaprenyl-diphosphate phosphatase has translation MTLSDSVLLGIIEGFTEFLPISSTGHLIVASQFLGIDQTNVTKAYEVIIQFAAILAVVLNYREKFTFKHISLWTKVFLAFLPIGIVGFIFSHQIKALFSINIVAIMFITGGIIFLIVEKFYIPKEKKLTEDVEDITLRQSLWIGIAQIFALIPGTSRAGATIIGALLVGLNRKASAEFSFLLAFPVMSAVSGYDLLKHYHEFSSANIEALAVGFVVAFAVAYLTIKLFLKFLEKFTFVAFGVYRILFGVILLTLFN, from the coding sequence ATGACATTGTCTGACTCTGTTTTACTAGGTATAATTGAAGGTTTTACCGAATTTCTTCCCATATCTTCAACCGGTCATCTGATTGTAGCGAGTCAATTTTTGGGTATAGACCAGACAAATGTCACCAAAGCGTATGAAGTTATCATCCAGTTTGCAGCTATTTTGGCTGTTGTTCTCAACTACAGAGAAAAATTTACATTCAAACATATTTCATTATGGACAAAAGTTTTTCTTGCCTTTTTGCCTATCGGTATTGTCGGTTTCATTTTTTCACACCAGATCAAAGCACTTTTCAGTATCAATATTGTTGCGATTATGTTTATCACAGGCGGAATTATATTTTTGATTGTCGAAAAATTTTATATTCCCAAAGAAAAAAAACTTACAGAAGATGTCGAAGATATTACACTCAGGCAGTCTTTGTGGATTGGTATTGCACAGATTTTTGCACTCATCCCCGGAACTTCACGTGCGGGAGCAACAATCATCGGGGCCTTACTGGTCGGTTTGAACAGAAAGGCCAGTGCGGAATTCAGTTTTTTGCTTGCTTTTCCCGTAATGAGTGCCGTGAGTGGATATGATCTGCTCAAACATTATCATGAATTTTCTTCTGCAAACATCGAAGCTTTGGCGGTCGGCTTTGTTGTTGCTTTTGCTGTTGCCTATCTGACAATCAAGCTCTTTTTGAAATTTTTGGAAAAATTCACCTTTGTTGCCTTTGGTGTATACAGAATTCTTTTTGGTGTGATACTTTTAACGCTATTTAACTAA
- a CDS encoding nitrous oxide reductase accessory protein NosL has protein sequence MKKIMSMVLFTTLLFSYEMNYDKNTTGLIRQMKVYKYPTWVAKIELASGKKIFFVSPKSMFEFYFRPAAWPEYGIKQESDFKNIYVTDFATAEPIKAKGAFYVYGSDTTSPSGDDLVPFDSYKRAEEFAKRHKGKRILGFREINRGLINWLNDSL, from the coding sequence ATGAAAAAAATTATGAGTATGGTCCTGTTTACAACACTGTTGTTTTCGTATGAGATGAATTATGACAAAAATACGACAGGGCTGATAAGACAGATGAAAGTCTATAAATATCCGACATGGGTCGCGAAGATAGAACTGGCAAGCGGAAAGAAAATATTTTTTGTTTCTCCAAAATCCATGTTTGAATTTTATTTTCGGCCTGCCGCATGGCCTGAATACGGCATAAAACAGGAGAGTGATTTCAAAAACATCTATGTGACTGATTTTGCAACGGCAGAACCTATCAAAGCCAAAGGTGCCTTTTATGTGTACGGAAGTGATACGACCTCTCCTTCGGGTGATGACCTGGTGCCTTTTGACTCATATAAAAGAGCGGAAGAGTTTGCAAAAAGGCACAAGGGAAAACGCATTCTCGGATTCAGAGAGATTAACAGAGGACTTATCAACTGGCTCAACGACAGCCTGTAG
- a CDS encoding pyridoxal-phosphate-dependent aminotransferase family protein, whose amino-acid sequence MLLFTPGPTPVPQNVRNAMADETMHHRTPEFEAIFEKTRKHLFELFATDEVVMIASSGTGAMEATVVNLCKNTILSVNSGKFGERFGKIAKAHGLKNIEIKNEWDTPVSVEDVVAAVKSNSDIDAVAVQISESAGGLRHPVEEIAEALKAINPDIMIIADGITAVGVERIDVTNIDALIAGSQKALMLPPGLAIIGLSNAAIDKIGEGKGYYFNLASEIKKQRQNTTAYTAATTLVIGLLEVLETIKKEGGFGVLYCNTARRAKATRAALEAIGLHSYPKVPAKSMTTIDDKDAAKIRSALKEEYGVNVAGGQDHLKGKIFRINQMGLIAPHESLWVVNAIELILHRLGRLEYAGIASKVYNEVYFKTALEKKEV is encoded by the coding sequence ATGTTACTTTTTACACCCGGTCCTACACCAGTACCGCAAAATGTTAGAAATGCCATGGCTGATGAGACAATGCACCATCGTACCCCTGAATTTGAAGCTATTTTTGAAAAAACACGAAAACATCTTTTTGAACTTTTTGCTACTGATGAAGTTGTTATGATTGCATCAAGCGGAACAGGCGCTATGGAAGCAACAGTAGTCAACCTGTGTAAAAATACAATTTTAAGTGTCAATTCAGGAAAATTCGGCGAGCGTTTTGGAAAAATTGCCAAAGCACACGGACTCAAAAATATTGAGATAAAAAATGAGTGGGACACACCTGTCAGTGTTGAAGATGTTGTTGCCGCTGTAAAATCCAACAGCGACATTGATGCTGTGGCTGTGCAGATTTCTGAGAGTGCGGGCGGACTGAGGCATCCCGTGGAAGAGATAGCAGAGGCGCTCAAGGCAATCAATCCGGATATTATGATTATTGCGGACGGGATTACCGCTGTCGGTGTTGAACGTATAGATGTGACAAATATTGATGCGTTGATTGCAGGCAGTCAAAAAGCACTTATGCTGCCTCCTGGACTTGCCATTATCGGACTCAGCAATGCCGCGATAGATAAAATCGGCGAGGGCAAAGGCTACTATTTTAACCTTGCGTCCGAAATCAAAAAACAGCGCCAGAACACGACAGCCTATACTGCTGCTACGACACTTGTTATCGGTCTTTTGGAAGTTTTGGAGACAATAAAAAAAGAGGGCGGATTCGGCGTGCTGTATTGCAATACAGCCAGACGTGCCAAAGCGACAAGAGCGGCACTCGAAGCGATAGGTTTGCACTCTTACCCCAAAGTGCCTGCTAAAAGTATGACAACCATTGATGACAAAGATGCGGCAAAAATCCGCTCCGCTTTAAAAGAGGAGTACGGGGTAAATGTAGCCGGCGGACAGGACCATTTAAAAGGTAAAATATTCCGTATAAACCAGATGGGCTTGATTGCACCGCATGAATCTCTCTGGGTTGTCAATGCGATAGAGTTGATCTTGCACCGTTTGGGACGTTTGGAGTATGCGGGCATTGCTTCAAAAGTCTATAATGAGGTTTATTTTAAAACCGCATTAGAAAAAAAAGAGGTATAA
- the rdgB gene encoding RdgB/HAM1 family non-canonical purine NTP pyrophosphatase yields MKQLVLATSNKGKVREIKELCSEYEVVPYTDLIDAFEIIEDADTFQENALIKARAVYKALGNENAIVLADDSGISVDVLEGAPGIYSARYGGEGADDKENLHKLMQDIKAKGVTNSPAHYTAAIAIVTKGIEKTVHGWMHGEAITEAKGEGGFGYDPMFVPLGYEKTLGELDEKVKKELSHRSQALKLAGKILKSL; encoded by the coding sequence TTGAAACAACTGGTTTTAGCAACATCAAACAAGGGAAAAGTCAGAGAGATCAAAGAACTTTGCAGTGAATATGAAGTAGTGCCCTATACAGATTTAATCGATGCTTTTGAAATTATAGAAGATGCCGATACTTTTCAGGAGAATGCACTGATTAAAGCACGTGCGGTTTATAAGGCTTTGGGTAATGAAAATGCAATTGTACTGGCTGATGACAGTGGCATAAGTGTGGATGTGCTTGAAGGTGCACCGGGAATTTACAGTGCCAGATACGGAGGAGAAGGGGCAGATGACAAAGAGAACCTGCACAAGCTTATGCAGGATATCAAAGCAAAAGGTGTGACGAACTCTCCTGCACATTATACGGCAGCCATTGCCATTGTAACAAAAGGCATTGAAAAAACAGTACACGGATGGATGCACGGAGAGGCGATTACTGAGGCAAAAGGGGAAGGCGGTTTTGGATATGACCCGATGTTTGTACCGCTGGGGTATGAAAAAACACTGGGCGAGTTGGATGAAAAAGTCAAAAAAGAGCTTTCTCACCGCTCCCAGGCTTTAAAACTGGCGGGTAAAATTTTAAAAAGCTTATAA
- the nosD gene encoding nitrous oxide reductase family maturation protein NosD: MKFLILFVIFISSLFANSLQEAVDQASAGAVIKLQNGIYHGNILIKKPLTIIGVGNQVEIRGEGRGSVVRIQSAHVRLKNIIITNSGKNMRSIDAAISLKQVKYCEISHCTLKNVLYGIDMDMVQNSLVLQNDITVAKNDIALRGNALKLYYSHYNTIEANNIHDARDVTLRYSHHNLFQKNKFAHNRFATHLELSNANIFKNNSYMYNSVGMMFMGAKDTQVIANKIYSSTGAAGIGVMIGSVSNFVFTGNSVRYNAKGIYIQGAEKARGMKRFFKNNEIAYNAEALHFHASIRDNMIVHNKFFGNIDDVLKDIGGDFDASNVVEYNYWDRYDGFDANSDGIGDTPYRVYQHADLLWQENNKVKFFYAAPVMSLLDFLLKLAPFIEPDLIMEDKKPIFRSF, translated from the coding sequence ATGAAATTCCTCATACTTTTTGTAATTTTTATCTCCTCTCTTTTTGCAAACTCCTTGCAGGAAGCTGTTGATCAGGCATCCGCGGGTGCCGTCATTAAGCTTCAAAACGGTATTTATCATGGAAATATTCTTATTAAGAAACCGCTGACAATTATCGGGGTTGGCAATCAGGTTGAAATCAGGGGAGAAGGAAGAGGTTCTGTTGTCAGGATACAAAGCGCACATGTACGTTTAAAAAACATAATTATCACAAACAGCGGAAAAAACATGCGCTCTATTGATGCAGCAATTAGCCTGAAACAGGTAAAGTACTGTGAAATCAGCCACTGTACACTGAAAAATGTATTGTATGGAATTGACATGGATATGGTGCAAAACTCTTTGGTTTTGCAAAATGATATCACTGTTGCAAAAAATGATATTGCCTTGCGCGGAAATGCTTTGAAGCTGTACTATTCGCACTACAACACCATTGAAGCAAACAACATTCATGATGCACGGGATGTGACACTGCGCTATTCGCATCATAATCTTTTTCAGAAAAATAAATTTGCACATAACAGGTTTGCAACACATCTCGAACTCAGTAATGCAAATATATTTAAAAACAACAGCTACATGTATAATTCTGTGGGCATGATGTTTATGGGTGCAAAAGATACGCAGGTTATTGCAAATAAAATTTACAGTTCAACAGGAGCAGCCGGAATCGGCGTGATGATAGGCAGTGTTTCCAATTTTGTATTTACAGGCAACAGTGTGCGTTATAACGCAAAAGGTATTTATATTCAAGGGGCTGAAAAAGCGCGGGGAATGAAACGCTTTTTTAAAAACAATGAAATAGCCTATAATGCCGAAGCACTGCATTTTCACGCCTCTATCAGAGACAACATGATTGTACATAATAAATTTTTTGGAAATATTGATGATGTGCTCAAGGATATCGGAGGTGATTTTGATGCTTCCAATGTTGTGGAGTATAATTACTGGGACAGGTATGACGGTTTTGATGCAAACAGTGACGGTATAGGCGATACACCCTACCGTGTCTACCAGCATGCTGATCTGCTGTGGCAGGAGAACAACAAAGTCAAGTTCTTTTACGCGGCTCCGGTGATGAGTCTGCTTGATTTTTTGCTCAAACTTGCTCCTTTTATCGAGCCGGATTTAATTATGGAGGACAAAAAACCTATCTTCCGATCTTTTTGA
- a CDS encoding MFS transporter: MFKKVLPLSSILFLRFLGLFLVLPVLSVYALDLEGATPFLVGVVVGGYALTQAVFQVPFGSMSDKIGRKPTILFGLIIFLVGSLICAYSTDIYTLMFGRFLQGAGAIGSVVTAMIADLVEEKQRGHAMAIMGGFIAMSFAAAMALGPVIAAEFGISVIFVITAILSLVAIVILFVKVPTPPKIKHIYHGKTKTADILKDPNLLSMIIINAMQKGLMTAAFVIIPVFLTKPEYGFGWEKSDLWMVYVPAMIAGLVAMGPAAVFGEKRNIPKQIFLLSIILFIASFVMMGTTTSSAVFITAVIFFFVAFNMMEPLVQSMISKFAKVHQKGAALGIANSAAYFATFLGGTFAGLYLDVSSRETLGLTIGAIGLLWLLWTLLKMKNPTRYSHLIIPQNEVDFDKLNALESEHIAEWFINETEHVVVIKYATEKLEEETLKAQIIK, from the coding sequence ATGTTCAAAAAAGTTTTACCACTCTCCAGTATTCTTTTTCTCAGATTTTTAGGACTTTTTCTCGTTTTACCGGTTCTTTCCGTTTATGCTCTTGACCTGGAAGGGGCCACACCTTTTCTTGTCGGTGTTGTTGTCGGCGGCTATGCCCTGACACAGGCTGTTTTTCAGGTTCCTTTTGGAAGCATGAGTGATAAAATCGGAAGAAAACCGACGATACTCTTCGGTCTGATCATCTTTTTGGTCGGTTCGCTTATCTGTGCCTACTCAACAGATATATACACCTTGATGTTTGGGCGTTTTTTGCAGGGAGCCGGCGCTATCGGTTCTGTTGTCACTGCTATGATTGCCGATTTGGTTGAAGAGAAGCAGCGTGGCCATGCCATGGCGATCATGGGCGGGTTTATCGCTATGAGTTTTGCTGCTGCTATGGCACTCGGTCCGGTTATCGCCGCAGAATTCGGCATCAGTGTTATCTTCGTTATTACGGCGATTTTATCACTTGTTGCCATTGTTATTCTATTTGTCAAAGTACCGACACCGCCAAAGATAAAACATATCTACCACGGAAAAACAAAAACTGCAGATATACTTAAAGATCCGAATCTCTTAAGTATGATTATCATCAATGCAATGCAAAAAGGTCTGATGACTGCCGCATTTGTCATTATTCCCGTCTTTTTGACCAAGCCGGAATACGGTTTTGGCTGGGAAAAGAGTGATCTGTGGATGGTCTATGTGCCTGCAATGATCGCAGGACTTGTTGCGATGGGACCGGCTGCTGTATTTGGAGAAAAAAGAAATATTCCAAAACAGATCTTTTTACTCTCTATCATCCTGTTTATCGCTTCATTTGTGATGATGGGAACAACAACTTCAAGTGCCGTATTTATTACTGCCGTTATCTTCTTTTTTGTAGCCTTTAATATGATGGAACCGCTTGTGCAGTCTATGATCAGCAAGTTTGCCAAAGTACACCAAAAAGGTGCCGCTTTGGGTATAGCAAACTCTGCGGCATATTTTGCAACCTTTTTGGGCGGTACCTTTGCCGGACTCTATCTTGATGTCAGCTCCAGAGAGACTTTGGGACTCACCATCGGTGCCATTGGTCTTTTATGGCTTCTGTGGACACTCTTGAAAATGAAAAATCCTACAAGATATTCTCATTTGATTATTCCACAAAATGAAGTGGACTTTGATAAACTCAATGCCCTGGAAAGCGAACATATTGCAGAGTGGTTCATCAATGAAACAGAGCATGTCGTCGTCATAAAATATGCAACGGAAAAACTCGAAGAAGAGACTCTCAAAGCACAGATAATTAAATAA
- a CDS encoding ATP phosphoribosyltransferase regulatory subunit: MILEHEIPNGSKLYFGKSAKIKRQIEKTASDILDANGYEEIVTPVFSYHQHQSIADQRELIRINDEKNNALSLRADSTIDVVRIIKKRLGSNTKQKKWFYIQPVFTYPTNEQYQVGVEFMGEKKLSCVATLAIEIFERLHVKPLMQISNIKIPELLVAMFDELTIDDFRHINIDKFLNLKVEWLSELVYLQYVEQIDDVLHKVPEAIKKELLKMKELCAEIACENAVLAPMYYAKMLYYDELFFRCIVGNEVYARGGRYKDSDLTSVGFAIYTDTLCEALEQ, from the coding sequence ATGATACTTGAACATGAAATACCCAATGGTTCAAAGCTTTATTTTGGCAAATCCGCCAAGATAAAACGCCAGATAGAAAAAACTGCAAGTGATATTCTTGATGCAAATGGCTACGAAGAGATAGTAACTCCTGTGTTTTCCTACCATCAGCATCAGAGTATTGCAGATCAAAGAGAGCTGATTCGTATAAATGATGAAAAGAACAATGCGCTTTCTTTACGTGCAGACTCGACAATAGATGTTGTACGCATTATAAAAAAAAGACTCGGAAGCAATACGAAACAGAAAAAGTGGTTTTATATCCAACCTGTGTTTACCTACCCGACAAACGAACAGTATCAGGTCGGTGTGGAATTTATGGGGGAGAAAAAACTCTCTTGTGTGGCAACACTGGCAATAGAGATTTTTGAACGCTTACATGTAAAGCCTCTGATGCAGATTTCCAATATTAAGATACCCGAGTTGCTGGTTGCAATGTTTGATGAACTGACTATAGATGATTTCAGACATATCAACATTGACAAGTTTTTGAATCTCAAAGTCGAATGGCTGAGCGAACTTGTTTATCTGCAGTATGTGGAGCAGATAGATGATGTGCTTCACAAGGTACCCGAAGCAATCAAAAAAGAACTCTTGAAGATGAAAGAACTGTGCGCGGAAATTGCCTGTGAAAATGCTGTTTTGGCACCAATGTATTATGCAAAAATGCTTTATTATGATGAGCTGTTTTTCAGATGCATAGTAGGCAATGAAGTCTATGCACGGGGCGGAAGATATAAAGATTCAGATTTAACATCTGTAGGGTTTGCAATTTATACAGATACTTTGTGTGAAGCATTAGAGCAATAG
- a CDS encoding adenylosuccinate synthase: MYTNKADVIVGIQWGDEGKGKIVDKLAMEYDMVCRSQGGHNAGHTIWVDGVKYALHLIPSGVLNPKAVNVVGNGVVLSPVSIIKEMEQFENLEGRLYISDKAHLNLAYHAEIDQAKEKLKGDKAIGTTGKGIGPAYSDKINRIGHRVGELLDPEKLCQTILDYFALNKPIFDVMDLHAPKKEELLAELKGYKEKLAPYITDTTQMVWRALDSEGKRVLLEGAQGTMLDIDHGTYPYVTSSSTVSAGACTGLGLNAKDIGKVTGIVKAYCTRVGNGPFPSEDLGEAGRRLGEQGNEFGTTTGRARRCGWFDAVATRYASRLNGCDELALMKLDVLDGFDEVKVCVAYEYKGKTIDYVPIDLENVKPVYKTFKGWDNSVGVRTFEELPASAQDYVKLIEEISKTKVGIISTSPEREDTIIL, encoded by the coding sequence ATGTATACAAATAAAGCAGATGTGATCGTCGGAATCCAGTGGGGAGACGAAGGCAAAGGCAAGATTGTTGATAAACTTGCAATGGAATATGATATGGTTTGTCGCTCCCAGGGCGGGCACAATGCGGGACATACGATTTGGGTGGACGGAGTCAAATATGCACTGCATCTCATTCCTTCGGGTGTTTTGAATCCAAAAGCCGTCAATGTAGTGGGTAACGGTGTTGTTCTCTCTCCTGTTTCTATTATCAAAGAGATGGAGCAGTTTGAAAATCTTGAGGGACGTCTTTATATTTCAGATAAAGCACATCTCAATCTTGCATACCATGCAGAGATTGACCAGGCAAAAGAGAAGCTCAAAGGCGATAAAGCAATTGGAACAACAGGAAAAGGGATAGGACCTGCCTACTCTGACAAAATCAACCGCATCGGACATCGTGTGGGCGAACTGCTGGATCCTGAGAAGTTGTGTCAGACTATTTTGGACTATTTTGCGCTTAACAAGCCTATTTTTGATGTTATGGATCTGCATGCACCGAAAAAAGAGGAACTTTTGGCAGAGCTTAAAGGCTATAAAGAAAAGTTGGCACCTTATATTACGGATACAACACAGATGGTATGGCGGGCTCTGGACAGTGAAGGCAAACGTGTGTTGCTTGAGGGTGCACAGGGAACAATGCTTGATATTGACCACGGAACCTATCCGTATGTGACCTCTTCGTCTACCGTAAGTGCGGGAGCATGTACAGGTCTGGGTTTAAATGCAAAAGATATCGGTAAAGTGACAGGGATAGTCAAAGCCTATTGTACCCGTGTGGGTAACGGGCCTTTTCCGAGTGAAGACCTTGGTGAAGCCGGTAGACGTCTTGGTGAACAAGGGAATGAGTTTGGAACGACTACAGGCCGGGCAAGACGCTGTGGCTGGTTTGATGCGGTTGCAACCCGTTATGCAAGCCGTCTGAACGGATGTGACGAACTTGCACTGATGAAACTTGATGTTCTTGACGGTTTTGATGAGGTAAAAGTCTGCGTTGCCTATGAATATAAGGGCAAGACTATAGATTATGTACCGATTGATCTGGAAAATGTCAAACCGGTTTACAAAACTTTTAAAGGCTGGGACAATTCAGTGGGCGTGAGAACTTTTGAAGAGTTGCCGGCATCTGCGCAGGATTATGTGAAACTTATTGAAGAGATAAGTAAAACAAAAGTCGGTATAATTTCTACATCACCGGAAAGAGAAGATACAATAATTTTATAA